In bacterium, a single window of DNA contains:
- a CDS encoding ABC transporter ATP-binding protein gives MEKYSIKVQNLTKKFGTFTAVDDISFNVKEGEILGFLGPNGAGKTTTIKVLCGLLIPTKGEVSVENYDIKKDVEKIKTIIGYMSQKFSLYTDLTVYENIKFYAGIYGVDGEEAKIKEIIEMLDIEEYKNTITAELPAGIRQRVALATAFIHTPKILFLDEPTAGVDPVLRRKFWAIIKKWAQQGTTILVTTHYMDEAENCNRIALINQGKLVDIGEIDEIKGKFIKGNILCVELSENYVKEFNTLKKIEMPVKDISLHGSIVHIIQDIDIEEAKKKIKDFCKTKEIKYKSIFEDNPSLEDIFINLIRKKN, from the coding sequence ATGGAAAAATATAGCATAAAAGTCCAAAACCTGACGAAAAAATTCGGGACGTTTACGGCGGTAGACGATATCTCCTTTAACGTAAAAGAAGGTGAAATTCTTGGATTCCTTGGACCAAATGGCGCAGGCAAAACCACGACGATAAAAGTGTTATGCGGGTTGCTTATCCCGACAAAAGGAGAAGTATCCGTAGAAAATTACGATATAAAAAAAGATGTTGAAAAAATAAAAACAATTATCGGGTATATGTCACAAAAATTCTCGTTATATACGGACCTTACTGTTTATGAAAATATAAAATTCTATGCCGGGATATATGGTGTCGATGGGGAAGAGGCAAAAATAAAAGAAATCATAGAAATGCTCGATATAGAAGAATATAAAAACACCATAACTGCCGAACTTCCCGCGGGAATTAGACAAAGAGTCGCTCTTGCAACCGCTTTTATTCATACTCCTAAAATCCTGTTCCTTGATGAACCGACTGCCGGAGTTGATCCCGTATTAAGAAGAAAATTCTGGGCAATAATAAAAAAATGGGCGCAACAAGGCACGACTATACTCGTTACTACCCATTATATGGATGAGGCGGAAAATTGTAATAGAATTGCGTTGATAAACCAGGGGAAACTTGTCGATATTGGCGAAATAGATGAAATAAAAGGGAAATTCATAAAAGGAAACATTCTATGCGTTGAACTTTCCGAAAACTATGTAAAAGAATTTAATACGCTGAAAAAAATAGAAATGCCCGTAAAAGACATATCCTTGCACGGCTCTATTGTCCATATTATACAGGATATTGATATTGAAGAAGCAAAGAAAAAAATAAAAGATTTTTGTAAAACTAAAGAAATAAAATATAAAAGTATCTTTGAAGATAACCCTTCGCTGGAAGATATCTTCATAAACCTTATCAGGAAAAAGAACTAA